The genomic interval GAGAGCCCATAATGATGGGGCGGCAGATCTAAACCTCTGGAGTGCGGGGGAAAATGAGCGAAACGAACCAGGAAGAGAATATCTTGAAGACCAGCCGAACCGTGGCTGTGGTAGGACTTTCGCCGAATGAAGAGCGCCCCAGCTTCAGGGTAGCATCATACCTGAAAGAGCAAGGATACAAGGTCATACCTGTGAACCCCAGATTTGCCCAGATACTGGAGGAGACCTCTTATCCCAACCTCACCTCGATCCCGGAGAAGGTAGATGTCGTCGATGTCTTCCGCCGGGCTGACGAGATACCCGACATAGTCGAGCAGGCGATCAGGATCGGGGCTAAAGTGGTATGGATGCAGGAAGGCGTAGTAAACGAGCTGGCGGCTGCCAGGGCCAGGGGTGCTGGCCTTATGGTGGTGATGGACAAATGCATGCTGAAAGAGCACCTGAAGATGCGAGAGAAAGAAGTCAAATAGAACAAGGAGGCGAATGATGCCCAAGACAAATGAGAATGTGCAATATGCTTTTGCTGGAGAAAGCCAGGCCAACCGCAAGTACCTCTTCTTCGCCGATAAGGCCGAAGAAGAGGGCCACAAACAGGCGGCACGACTGTTTCGTGCTGCGGCAGAGGCAGAGACAGTCCACGCCCGCAATCACCTCAGGGTAATGCAGGGCATCAAATCCACAAAGGATAACCTGGCGGTAGCCATCAGTGGTGAGAATCACGAATTCACCCAGATGTACCCCGGTTTCATCAAGGAGGCCGATGCCGAAGGCCAGACTCAGGCCAAGCGCAGTTTCGACATGGCCAACCAGGTAGAGAAGATCCACCATGGCCTGTTCCAGGCTGCTCTCGAAAACCTGAACAAGGGCAAGGCTGTGGATGACAAACCTTTCTTCGTCTGCCAGGTCTGCGGCAACACAGTGGAAGGCTCGGCTCCAGATAAGTGCCCTGTATGCGGGGCCTCCGCAAAAATGTTCAAACGAATCGATTAAACCCAATTCCGTGTGGGGATGTCAGACAAATCGATTAAGCCCAACTCCGTGTGGGGATGTCAAGCGGATCGATTAGATTCGTTTCCGCCTAATTAGGCACATTCGTTTCCTTTATTTTATTTTCCTTAAAAGAGGTTATGCTTGAGAGTTCTGGGGATCATGGGAAGTCCGAGGGTAGGAGGCAATACCGACCTTCTCCTGGACGAGGCGATGAAGGGAGCCCGGAGCCAGGGAGCGGAGATGGAGAAGATTATCGTGGATAAGCTCCAGATAGCTCCCTGCCGTGAATACCATGGCTGCCTGAAGGATGGGAACTGTATTATCAGAGACGACATGGATGCTGTTTATCCCAAGCTGCTCGAAGCCGACGGCCTCATAGTTGCCTCGCCCATGTTCTTCTACGGGATTACCAGCCAGCTCAAGGCCCTTATCGATCGATGCCAGGCTCTATGGGCAAGGAAATACGTTCTCAAGCAGAGTTGCCCAAACCCAAATAGAAAGGGGGCCTTCATTGCTGTCGGGGCCACCAAAGGAGAGAACCTTTTCGACGGGTCAATATTGACGATCAGATACTTTTTCAAAACTATTAGCGTCCAGTACACAGAAGACCTCCTGGTCAGGGGCGTCGACAAAAACGGAGAGATTAAGAAGCACCCGACCGCGCTAAAGGACGCTTTTGAGCTGGGTAAAAGATTAGCCCAAAAGGCAGATAAGGTGTAGGATTTGACTGCAAATGCCAGCAGGCCTTGCTAAGGCTCTTAGGTCACTGCCAGTTCAACTCATCCAAAGCACAAGAATAATCGACAATACTAGAGGAGGTTAAATCCAGGAAATGACGGAGCAGACTCACAAAATCACCCAGGCTTTGGAGGCAGCACTCCAAATGGAGATCGAGGGAAAGCAATTCTATCAGAAATCGGCAGAGAAGAGCAGCAACCCGCTGTCCAGGAAGCTATTACAGCGTCTGGCCGCTGACGAAGATCTGCATGCCCAGAAGCTAAAAGAGGTACATGATGTAATCAAGGGCAATAAGGGATGGCCTGACAAGGAGACCAAATTCAAACATGAAATAAGCCTGAGAAGCGTCTTCGATGAGGGCGTAGAGGATTTGGATGCCGAGCCTGCCAAGCCGACCGCCAGCGAACTGGAAGCGCTGAAGATGGCCATGACTATGGAGGACAAGAGCTACAGCTTCTACAGGAGCCGCAACGAAGAAGCAGCCTCTCCTGCCGAGAAAGCCTTTTACCAGGCACTGAGTGCCGAGGAGAGAGTCCACTACCTTGCCCTGCTGGATGCCTACGACTACCTCTTGAACCCGCAGGGCTGGTTCACCAAGAAAGAGCGCTGGGGACTGGACGGAGGGTAACCGAGCCAAGACAGAACCCACGTCATAGTAGAGTTATCTGAGTTTTCGGGCAAGATAGGGTGCTGGCCTAATCACCCTGGCATAGGATATAATCTTGCCTATCATCGAGATGGTTCGATAAAAATGGCTATAGAAATTGAGCTCCTGAAGTCCGTCCCGTATTTCTCCGGCTTACATCAGCCTGAACTGGAAGCCATCAAACGCCATGTATTCGAGCAGTCAGCCGAGAGGAACGACATGATAGTCCTGGAGGGTGAGCCTGCCGAAGCGGTGTATTGTGTGGTTTCCGGGGCAGTCAAGGTATTCAAGACTTCTGTTGAAGGCAAGGAGCAGATTCTATGTATCATACGGCCCGGCGAGTCCTTCAATGATGTTGCCGTGTTCGATGGCGGGCCCAATCCTGCCAGTGCTATAGGCATGACCCCGGTCACCCTCTATGGCATAACCAGGGCTGACATGGAGTCCCTCTTGAGGGAGCATCCAGCCATCGCTAACAACGTGATAAAGGTTCTATCGAAGAAGGTTCGCCACTTTGTCTCTCTGGTCGAAGACCTCTCCTTCCGGCACGTAACCAGTAGGATAGCCAAGCTCCTTCTGGAATATGCTACAAACCATGCGGTGCAGGACGAAGAACCACAAGCCAGACCCAAGCTCACCCAGCAAGAGATGGCAGCCATGGTGGGAACAGCCCGGGAGGTGGTCGGCAGGTCACTCAAAGCCTTGGAGGAGAGCGGCGCTATCAGGATGGACCGACACCGCATTGTGATCACCAACAAGAAAGTACTCGAGGAGGCGAGTGGGGTGACCGAGTGATTTGGCGACAAAGGTCACATACCGTAAATTGATGGGAGTGGTAACATGAGTTTGCATGCGAGGTTCTCTATGTTTGAAATGCCCATCATAAACCGCGAGCTGTGCAATGGGTGCGGGCTATGCCTCAGTGTGTGTGAGTGCGGGGCCCTTGCCCTTGTGGGCAACATAATCAGGATTGTCGATACAGACGAGTGCGGCTATTGCACAGAATGTGAATCTGTATGCCCCACCGGAGCCATCCAGTGTCCCTATGAGATAGTCATCGAGGAAAGCTACGAGATAAACCTGGAGTAACACTACCACAACCCCTAGAACAGCCTCAGATACCTCGTTTTGGATTGCCAGCAGAGCAATTGACTGACAATTGAGCCAAAGCCGAAGAATCCCGCGAATACTCCAACACCCCCTCCACTACCACCTGGCATCTGTGACAACTATAACGCCGAGCACTGCGAGCGCGCCCAGCAGCGGGGCGCTGGCGGGTCGTGGTGGGGAGGTGCAGGGTCGTTCTCCCGTTCCTGGTGGAAGGGGCGAGTGCCCCCAGGGCAGGAGCAGGTGGTGGGTGGAGTGGGGAGGTGGGGCAGGCTGACAGGCACGCAGGGACGGCTGATAGCAGAACCGCAGCTCGGCGGGTGGGAAGAGACCGCAGACGAATTTGACCATTGACCTTGACTCCCTACTACCCCCAGTCGTATGATTTGCCCAGCCACTCCAGCAGTATAAAAGGGAATTTTAGGCAACTTAAGAGAATCGCCCAGTATTACAGGATAACCGATGACATCCTATGAGGTGCTCTCACTCATTATATCTCTAGGCGGTTTCACGACGGTGATTGTGACCCTAGTATTCTTAACACGCCAGACACGAGAGGCGACAACCCAAACGAAATATCTGGCTGAGTCTTTGAAGAGTAGCGCATACGCGAGCGTCGCTGACCAGATGCTTAGGGTTGACGAAGTCTTCATAAGGTACCCGGAACTGCGTCCTTACTTCTATTTAGGGAAGTTCATAAGCGAGAACGACGCTCAGTATAACAGGGCCGTGGCTATGGCGGAACTTATCCTGGATCTACACTATTCCGTCTTGGTACAATCGGACCACTTCCCGCAGGCATGGCCACACCAATGGTGGAAAGTGTATGTAGTGGACAGCTTCGCTAGCAGCCCAATACTGTGCGAGCACCTCAATGCCCTCAAGAATTGGTACACAGATGAAATGATAGCATTGATGCGAGAAGGAGAAGCACAGCGGCTGCAGAAGAGTGCGCGGGGCGAAAAGCAAGAGGTGGCCTAACCCGTCAGTCCAAGCCGACGCTGGGGCTCAGCGTGAACTCAAGTGAACGTGGTGCTAGCTCAGCGCCGCTGAGCGCGGGCGTTAGATTGCTTCCCTGTCCCATGTCGTTCAATTCACAACTTCAAACATGAAGAGCAACTGTCCATTTGGTCACCCAACCTCAGCCTGGATATGAAGGGGAGGCACTACGCCCAGGTTGCGATGACCACGGCATCGGGACGTTCTCCCGTTCCTGGTGGAAGGGGCGACTGCCCCCAGGGCAGGAGCAGGTGGGGGGTGGAGTGGGGAGGTGGGGCAGGATGACAGGCAGGGACGGGTGATAGCTGATAGCTCGTAGCTCATCCTTCTGCGGAAGGGGTGGGAAGAGCCCACAGACGATTGCGCGATAGAAAAGGGGTGGACATCGCTGCCCACCCCATTAGAGGCTTCTGTAGATTGCCCTAGTTCTGAGCCCTAGGCCTTCTGCGGAGGAAGTAAGTCAGGATTCCAGCTCCGGCAACCGCAGCGGCTCCTGCCCCGACGACAATCCAAATCCAGGAGGGCAGGCCTTCTTCTTTTGCGGTAGCTGATAGAAACTCATCATGGCTAAGCTCAGCACCCACAGTAATGCTCTTGTCAATAGTGCCATCGCCATTGGAGTCTATTTGGACAGTGACACCTTTGTTGCCCTGAGCAAGTGCATCCCAGTCGACGGCGTATTCGTGGATTGCATTGGCCGATATGGGAGTATCGGTCGTGGTGAAAGTCAGGACTCCTTCTTTCGTAGCTCGAATGACACAGAACCCATATACCCCATCCTCTGTACCTACCACAGTATATCTGCAGGAGTCCGTGGCAGGGTAGATCAGGATAGTGCCGTCGTTGTAGGCCGAGCCAGGAATGTCCAGTTTTGTCTCTCCGTTCACCACGCCAGCAACCCTTCCTTGGGAATCGTACACCCTGATCTCTCCAGGGCTGTGAATGATCACAGCATCCAGTTTGCCCGTTACAGCCTCCAGCAGCTTCTCCAGTATCTGTTGAGTCAAGCTTGGCTCGACGGGGCCAACATGTGGGTCAACTGGCTCAGAACGGAAGCTGAACAGTTTGGTCTCTATGGGGGGCCAGCCTAACTTGGCCGTGAATCCTTGTAGAACAATGTTGACCGTATCCGTTCCTTTGACTTGAATACCCTGGAAAGTACCTTCGTCAAATGTGCGCGTTGTATTCCCAGAGAAGATTCCGATGGGTGACTTCAAGGAGAAAGGAGACTGGTAGACCTGCTCCGTATGCGGACCCCATGTACTGAGATAGTCGAGGAAATCAATTACGGGCATTACCCCAATGGGATACTGATACTGCCAGACAACGATATTGGGGACGAAGACTCCCACGAAACCCTCAGCCTCGACATCAAGCTTTGATATCATGTAGATATCGTCACCGCCGGATTGCTCAATCCAGTTGTAGGTGAAAGTGGCTCTAGCCAGCACCGGCGGATCAGAGATTTCAACTGATTTCTCCAATGGTTTCACAGCGATTCCGACGGTGTCGGTGGCAGTGGCTCCGCTGCTGTCTGTCACTGTCAAGGTGGCGGTATAAGTCTTCGGTTGGTTTGCGGCTCCTCTGAAGCGATGGCTCACTTCTTTGCCTGTCTGTGTTGCCCCATCGCCGAAATCCCATTGATAGGTGGCGATTGTCCCATCAGGGTCATGCGAACCAGAGGCATCGAACGACACAACGTCGCCTGAGGATACCGACTGGTCTGCTCCGGCGTTAGCTACAGGCGAGGGCACTACAACGCATGCCGCCCCATCCCATCCAGAACTGTCTTCCCATCCCCACATAGCGTTGGAGAACTCGTCATTCCCGTAGTATATTTTGTGGCCGTAACTTGTCCCAGGATCATTGCAGATTATGTCCGTGTCAGAATAGCCCGTCACTACAAGCCAGTGTCCGTTGGCGGAGTAGTCTCTATCAATAGTATGCCAGGCGGCGTCGTTGCCGAGGTAATCGCCGGTAAGCTTTCCAGCCACCGCAACAATAACCGGGTGACCTTTGCCAATCTCTTGTTTGACCTTGGCAA from Chloroflexota bacterium carries:
- a CDS encoding CoA-binding protein; amino-acid sequence: MSETNQEENILKTSRTVAVVGLSPNEERPSFRVASYLKEQGYKVIPVNPRFAQILEETSYPNLTSIPEKVDVVDVFRRADEIPDIVEQAIRIGAKVVWMQEGVVNELAAARARGAGLMVVMDKCMLKEHLKMREKEVK
- a CDS encoding rubrerythrin family protein, producing MPKTNENVQYAFAGESQANRKYLFFADKAEEEGHKQAARLFRAAAEAETVHARNHLRVMQGIKSTKDNLAVAISGENHEFTQMYPGFIKEADAEGQTQAKRSFDMANQVEKIHHGLFQAALENLNKGKAVDDKPFFVCQVCGNTVEGSAPDKCPVCGASAKMFKRID
- a CDS encoding flavodoxin family protein; translated protein: MRVLGIMGSPRVGGNTDLLLDEAMKGARSQGAEMEKIIVDKLQIAPCREYHGCLKDGNCIIRDDMDAVYPKLLEADGLIVASPMFFYGITSQLKALIDRCQALWARKYVLKQSCPNPNRKGAFIAVGATKGENLFDGSILTIRYFFKTISVQYTEDLLVRGVDKNGEIKKHPTALKDAFELGKRLAQKADKV
- a CDS encoding ferritin family protein, encoding MTEQTHKITQALEAALQMEIEGKQFYQKSAEKSSNPLSRKLLQRLAADEDLHAQKLKEVHDVIKGNKGWPDKETKFKHEISLRSVFDEGVEDLDAEPAKPTASELEALKMAMTMEDKSYSFYRSRNEEAASPAEKAFYQALSAEERVHYLALLDAYDYLLNPQGWFTKKERWGLDGG
- a CDS encoding Crp/Fnr family transcriptional regulator yields the protein MAIEIELLKSVPYFSGLHQPELEAIKRHVFEQSAERNDMIVLEGEPAEAVYCVVSGAVKVFKTSVEGKEQILCIIRPGESFNDVAVFDGGPNPASAIGMTPVTLYGITRADMESLLREHPAIANNVIKVLSKKVRHFVSLVEDLSFRHVTSRIAKLLLEYATNHAVQDEEPQARPKLTQQEMAAMVGTAREVVGRSLKALEESGAIRMDRHRIVITNKKVLEEASGVTE
- a CDS encoding 4Fe-4S binding protein is translated as MFEMPIINRELCNGCGLCLSVCECGALALVGNIIRIVDTDECGYCTECESVCPTGAIQCPYEIVIEESYEINLE